TGCCTAAGAGAAAGGAGTCTTCGGGCCCGGGCGCTCCTCTTTGGTGTCTGTCTTACGGAGACCTAGTTACTAACATGTTAGTATTTTTTGTCATGTTATTTGCTTTCTCTACGCTGAATGCAACTAAATTCGAGCAGATGGCATACTCTTTTGTGGTGGCTCTGGGTGGAGGCATGGGCGTTTTGCCATCAAATCCTACCTTTAGTCCACCCATGCCCATACCGCCTGACTTCATAATGCAGGGTCCAATGACTGTGGCGGAGCTCTATAGTAATTTGGGGGGAGTTGAGAAGAGTATTCAGCAGCAGTACGGATCTGAGGCGATCGAAGTAATAGAAGGCGTCAATGAAGTCAGAGTTAGGATCTCAGGGGACCTTTTGTTTATGCCCTGCTCAGCCTCTATCAGACCCGAGACTAGCCAGATACTTTCTGCTTTAGCACCAGAGCTTGTTAAGGCACAGAAGGAGGGCTATCGAGTTTACATCGAGGGGCATGCCGCCTATACCTTATCAACATGCCCTGGCTACATAGACGATTTCCACATATCTAGCGATCGGGCGTTAAATGTTTTGGAGCGATTCAAGTCTTTGGGCTTAGACGACTCTAAAATGGCGTTGGTTGGGTACGGTGATAATGTCCCGGTGGGAGATGTGAATACCCCTCAAGGACAGGCAAAGAATCGCCGAGTGGAGATTACCATTAGGAGGGACTGATGAAGAAGATATTAGTTTATTTGCTTGTGGTAATACTGTTGCTTGGTGCAGGTATGGCACTTGGCGTTTATGTACTTGCCCCTGTTGTCAAGGATATGGGTTCGAATACAGCAGCACAAAGTAAGCCTGAGCCTGTGCTTCAGCCTTTGGGCAAGTTCACTACAAACCTAAGTAACCCTAAATACATTATTCAGGTGACAGTGAATTTGGAATTCTATGATAAAAAAGCGCTTAGTGAGATTCAAAAAATGGATCCAAGTTTCTTGGTAATTCAGGACGAACTCTTGAAGTATTTCAAGACGTTAAAACCTGAGGATTTTTCCACAGATAAAGGCCTTAGCCAAATACAGGACAATTTTGTAAAAAGGATAAACAACTTGTATGGAAAGACCGTTTTAAGTGATGTGCTTTTTGGGGCTGATACGGTTATAACGGTGATGCCATAATGGCAGAAACGCTGTCGCAAGAAGAAATTGATACTTTGCTAAGTGCTATTAAAGCCGGCCAAGCAGAGCTTGTTCAAACCAAAGAGAAAGTAGTTCGTAAATACGACTTTAGAAGACCTGACAAGCTCTCGAAAGAGCAGTTAAGGACCATTCAAATGCTGCACGAGAATTTTGCCCGTGGAGCAAGTACGGAGCTTGCAGGGTACTTAAGGTCTGCCATGTCTATTTCCATTGTTTCCGTAGACCAAGTAACTTACCAAGAGTACATAAGATCCTTATCAGACCCTACGTTCATGTATTTGGTGCCCATCATCGATGTGACCAGTGTGATTTTCGAAATGTCTTTGGATTTCGTTTTCGCCATTATTGACAAACTTTTAGGCGGACCTGGTAAACCGTTAAGAGAAGTTAGAGAGCTTACCTCTGTTGAAGCAACCTTAATGAATCGGGTTATGGACGTTTACTTAAAGCATTGGTTGGAAGCATGGAAGCCCATTGTTCAGTGGAATTTGGGTAAGCCAACACTAGAATACTCTCCAGGGTTCGTGCAGATAATGCCTGGCAGCGATGTGGTCATAGTTATCACCTACGAAGAGAAGCTTGGTGAGAAAACTGCCATTGGTACCATATGTGTGCCATATATGGCTATGGAGGGTTTTGTTCAAAACCTTACTGCTCACCGTTGGTTTGGGGTAAGCAAGCCAACGCCTGATGATTGGAAAACTACGCTCATGGAGGTTATTGAGGACATAACAGTAGAAGTCTCTGCAGTCTTAGGAGAAGCGTCCGTCGGTATTGGTGAGATCTTGAAGTGGAATGTGGGCGATGTTATTGAGCTTAGCAGGAGAAGTGATGAGGAAGTGGACCTTTTAGTTGAGGGGAATCTATTTGCCAAGGGTATACCTGGGATTTACCAGCGAAGGAAGGCTTTGCTTGTTACTGGTCGAAGCGAAGAAGACAGGAAAGAGGAGGTGGGCTAAGACCATATGTCAGATTTCATTGGGAGTTTGAAACGTTTGCTAAGTGAGATTACGAATGGCGCTGTAAAGTTGGGTAATTTCTATAAGACAGAAAATTTGCCTTCTGAACAAGGAGAGTTTGTGATTGTTGACTTTGCACTTGGTGACTTTGGTGATGGCTTCATCGTGCTTAGTGAGGACTTAGCTAAAACATTGGGTAATGAAATGCTTAGAATATTCCAGCTTACCGTAGATAATCTTAATGATGATTTAGTGCTTAGTACTATTGGAGAAGCAATAAATCAAAGTGTCAATGGTGCTGTTCAGGAAAATGCAGAACAGTTTGGGATGATCCCTTCTGTTAGTGTGGGTGCAGCTCAAGTCGTGACAGCTGAAGCCCTAAAGGAAAAAGTGAGTGGTTTATCTTTTATTGAAGTGGAAGGTGGTTTATGGTTTTGTGTGCCCAATAAACTTTCCTCCATACTCTTGATGGGATACAGTGATGTGTCGGAAAGAGCTGACGCTGTGTCTAGCGAAGTCGAGAAAACATCAGCCTCAGTTATGCAAGAAAATGACGTTGAAGATGTTACCTTTCCACAGCTGCGACCTGAAGGTGACATTCAGCCCTTACCTAGGAACTTGGAGCTTCTTCTGGATGTAAAAGTTAATGTGTCCGTAGAACTGGGGCGTAGTCGAGTAAGCATCAAAGACCTTTTGTCATTAGGGTCGGGCTCCATAATCACACTGGACAAATTGGCAGGAGAGCCCGTTGACATTTTAGTCAATGGTAAGCCTATAGCCAAAGGGGAAGTGGTTGTAATTGACGAGTCTTTCGGTGTTAGAATTCTTGATATAATAGCTCCCAAGGAAAGGCTAAAGGCAGAACTTTAGACAGCAGGAGGTTAAGATGAGTAAACGGGTTTTAATTGTGGACGATGCAGCTTTTATGCGAATGATGATAAAGAACGTTTTAACGCAGAACGGTTATGAGGTTGCAGGAGAGGCTTCCAATGGACAGGAAGCTTTAGTTTTGTATGAAAAAGTTAAGCCGGATCTGGTAACGTTAGATATAACGATGCCTGAGATGGATGGTATCCAAACACTTAAAGAACTCCTGAAAATGGATCCTTCTGCTAACGTGATCATGGTAACTGCTATGGGACAGCAGCAATTAGTAATCGAGGCTATCCAAGTGGGAGCAAAGGATTTTGTGGTAAAACCATTCCAACCTGACCGTCTTATAGAGGCGGTAAGGAAGGCTCTGGGGGATGAGTAGTTTTTGGCAGTGGTTCTTCCTCCTGCTGTTTTTTGTTGTTCTTATTGGCGTTTTATGGTTTTTAAGTAGATACGGCAGGCGTTGGCTGGGCAATTTCCGCGTACCCGCTCAGGGGAAACAGCTGAAGGTATTGGATGCAGTCTCCTTGGATTTTCGAACGCGGGTATTCCTGGTTTTGGTGGCTGATAAGCAAAAGGTGCTGGTGGCTGATAACGGAAATCATATCAGGATTGTACTCTTGCCTAGTGACGAAAAGGACGCTGGTACAGACTGGCAAAGTTCAACGTTTGAGAAAATACTGAAAGATGCAGACGGCAACACCACTAATTAGTATTAATCTAGGTTCTGGCGGACTATCTATGGTCCAGCTCATTGTTCTTCTTACTGTATTCACATTGGCTCCATCTTTTATAATGTTTTTCACAAGTTTTCTAAGGATTTTGGTGGTTTTTGCTTTTATGCGTAGTGCTCTTGGTCTGCAGCAGTTCCCTCCTGCTCAGGTTTTCACAGCTCTTGCTCTAATACTTACGTTTTTGATTATGGGTCCAGTTTTCTCTCAGGTTTACCAGCAGGCATGGGTGCCTTACAGTCAAGGCCAAATGGATTTTCAGCAATTTTTGTCAGCTGCAGAGAAGCCTGTGGGTGATTGGATGTTAAAACAGGTCAAACCAGAAGAATTGAACACCATGGCATCAATTTCTGGAACGGATCCTAAAAACCCTAACTTTACAACCTTGGCCAGTGCTTTCATGGTTAGTGAACTAAAGACGGCTTTTACCATGGGGCTTCTGCTTTATTTGCCTTTCATTGCGCTAGATGTTATCATAGCATCGGTTCTCATGTCATTAGGTATGTTCATGATTCCTCCTGCCATGATCAGCTTACCTTTGAAAATACTACTTTTCGTTGCAGCTAATGGGTGGGATACAGTGATAATGGGACTTGTGAGGAGTTTCAGATGACGGATTTCATATTCAGCTGGTTTCGGAGCTCAGTTCTCCAGATTCTGATCATTGTGGGCCCTGTTTTGCTTGTGGCCTTGGTTTTGGGCATTATCATAAGCATATTGCAGGTTCTTACACAGATACATGATCCTTCAGTGGCTTTCGTACCGAAGTTCTTGGTCATCATGCTTCTGGTTTTGTTTTTTGGTGGTACTGTCGTAAATGTCATGGTCAGGTTCTTTAACGGCGTTGTATCGGCATGGCAGACGCTACCTTAGGTTTCTGGCCCGTCTTTTTTAGACTTTTAGGTTTTGTTCTTGCCACTCCCATACTACCCACAAGGTTTTTTAATCTTAGGACAAAAGCAGTGCTTTCTTTTGCCATATCTCTCATATCTGTTCCCGATTTTGTGGCTGTTCTTTCTTTGCAGACCTCTGTTTCCTGGGTTCAGATTTACATTACTGAATTTGCTTTAGGTCTGCTTTTAGGAATTTTCAGTGGTATCGTATATTGGGCTCTGGTGTTCGCTGGGGATCTTTGGGACATCATGTCAGGCTTTCAAATGATGACAGCTATTGATCCTTTTACCTCTGTACCGCAGCCAGTGATGACTCAGTTTTTTTCACTCATGGCTGCAGCTGTCTTCGTGGTAGGTGGAGGCTTAGATAGTTTCATAGCGCTTGTAATAATGAGCTACAGATTGATTCCAGCTGGTAGTTTCATTCATTTGGCTCTTTCGGAGCCTGCTTTATTCTTAACGAGAGTCTTTTCACTGGGACTAGCTGTGGCCATTCCCATAGTAGTGCTTGTCATATTGCTTGAATTCATCATGGGTGTCGTTTCAAAGGGGGCATCGGGGTTCCCAGTTTTTGTGGTTTGGATTCCTTTGCAGACAGCAGTTGCTTTGCTTTTGCTGTTCGCCATGCTACCACTTATGAAGGTTTTTACCCAAAACTGGACTCGTTGGGCGGTACAGTATCTTACTTCACTTCTTTCAGCGGGGTAACAGAGGATGCCAGAGGGAGAACGTACAGAACCACCTAGTCCGCGACGCCTGGAACGAGCTATCCAGGAAGGGAATGTTCCTCAAAGCCCTGAGCTTACCGGGGCTATTGGACTTTTTGTTTTTGTGCTCATACTGCGTGTGTATTACCCACGATTTGTGTCTAGTTGGCAACGTATGTGGTTTGGTGTGTTTTACAGTGTATCTCCAGAAACTGCTGCGCATGATCTGGCAGTGGTACTGCTATCCACCTTGCCTGTGCTGTTAGTTCCTTTATTAGCTGTTGTACTTGCCACTCTTGTATTGTCTGGAGTAAGACTTTACCCAAAAAAAATGGTACCCAAACTAGACGGTCTTAACCCGGCACAGAACATTAAACGTATTTTTTCTTTGCAGTCACTTGAACAAATGGGTATAGGTCTCTTAAAGGTTATCCTGCTTTCGGTGGTAGCATACTTTCTTGCAAAAGACAGGCTAGTTGGAATAATGAGTGGCACACAAGATCCCATTCAATTTATGAGTTTATCTGCATCTATTCTGACTGACATACTGCTGTATTTGGTGGCGGTTTACTTGCTTATAGGTCTTGCAGATTATGCATTTCAAAGACGTCGGTGGTGGAACTCGCTAAAAATGACAAAAGAGGAAGTAAAAGAAGAAATGAAGAGTATAGAAGGAGACCCCACTGTTAAGGCACGGCTTCGCTCCCGTATGCGACAATATGCTATGAGGCGTTCCCTGGCTGATGTTAAAAAAGCTACCGTGGTCATCACGAACCCTACGGAATATGCTGTGGCCCTACGTTATGAAAAAGGCATGGTTGCTCCCGAGTTGGTCGCTAAAGGTGCTGGATGGTTGGCTCAGCGGATCAAAGATGAGGCACGTAGGTATAATGTACCCGTGGTAGTCAGACCAGAACTGGCAAGGACCATTTTTCGAAAAGTGGAAGTGGGTGATTACATAACTCCTGACCTTTATCAAGCAGTAGCAGCTGTGCTTGTGGAAGTCATGAAGAAAAAGAGGCAGAGTAGCAAGTCATGAGCGGTTTGTACACAACCTTATTTGTCATTGTAGGCATCTTCATGCTAATGGTTCCAGTGCCCTCAATGGTGCTGGATGTGTTGTTTGCCTTTAACCTTGTTTTTTCGCTCCTTGTACTCATGATTTCCCTCTATACACGATCAGCTACTGAATTCTCCTCTTTTCCCAGCTTAATGTTGTTTGCAGTGTTCTTCCACTTAGTGCTCATAGTTAGCAGTGCCCGAGCCATATTGGTCACAGGTAATCCGGGCGCATTGGCTACAGCTTTCGGAAAGCTTATCATGGGCCAAGGTAATTGGGTAGTTGGTTTGGTGATCTTTGTGGTGTTGCTCATTGTGCAGTACATGGTTATTACCAGTGGTCAACAGCGTATCTCAGAGGTAGCAGCTCGTTTTACGTTGGATGCCATGCCAGGACGCCAAATGGCAATTGACGCTGACCTTTCTGCTGGCTTCATTACGCCAGAAGAAGCTCGTCGACAAAGAGATTCACTTAGGAAGGAATCTGACTTTTTCGGTGCCATGGATGGTGCTTCCCGCTTCGTGCGTGGGGAGACCATGGCTTCGGCTTTAGCTGCTGTGGTTAACGCTCTAGGTGGAATGGTGGTTGGCCTGCTTAAAGGAGAGGCTGCTGTGGATGCTTTGCTTCACTATCTTGGCGTTGCCATTGGCGTTGCTCTGCAAATTGCTATTTCCTCACTGGCTTTGTCGCTTTCAGCCGCCCTTTTAGTGGCTCGGGTTTCTTCAGAACAGAGTTTGGGAGAAGAAATCACTTCCGAACTCATGGCTTTCCCTGGTTTGGTAAGAATACTTGGCATTGTCCTTCTGGTGACTTCACTGCTACCCGGCGTGCCGAAACTGCTCTTGATCCCGCTGGGCGTGCTACTTATTTGGTTTGGCCGGACACCAAAACCTGCCGCGGAAACCGCTTTACCCGAACAAGTGGAAGCAAAGAGATTGTATGAGCAGCTGTCTGAACCCGAAGCCATGTTAGGTTTTGTCGGTGTAGACGCAGTTGAACTGGAGTTTGGTTATGAGCTCCTTCCACTTTTCGACACTACTAGTGGACAAGACATTCTTGACAGTATTGCTCTGCTACGTAAGAACTTATCCGAGGAGTTTGGTTTCCCCATACCCGGAATTCGTATACATGACAATCTGGGGCTTAAGCCTAATCAGTACCGTATAAAACTTCGTGGTGTAACCGCTGGTGAAGGTATTTTGGAGATGGGGCTTCTTCTTGCCATGGGAGAGGGGAGTGACCTTGAGAAAGTCTCTGGGGTTCCAACCAAAGAACCCGTCTTTAACCTGGACGCAAAGTGGATACCCCCAAGTGACAAATTAAAAGCTGAGGCAGCAGGCTTAACAGTTGTGGATTGCGGGACCATTGTTATTACACATCTGGGTGAAGTGTTGAAGAGCAGCCTTGCCGATTTGATCACTAGGCAAAATATCAAGGACATTGTAGACTATGTGGGACGCTCTCACCCTGCCGTAGTAGAAGAACTTCAACAGGTAGCCTCCCTGGGCGATGTGGAATTCGTATTCAGGTATCTTTTGCAGGAACGTTTGCCCGTTCGAGATGTGGTGCGGGTTTTTGAACTTATTACTGATTCATTGCGCGCTAGTCGGGACCTGCGTGAAGCAGGAGAACTGGCTCGAAAGGCCTGCGTACCCTACTTATTGGAAACCTTAGCCGAAGAAGAGGGGACTATTAAGGTTATTACTTTGAAACCAGATATGGAACGAGCGTTGATAGAAAGCTATCAACCTGGATCGGAGATTGGATTTGCACTTTCTGGTGAAAATTTGAGAAAAATCATTGACGAGATTAAGAAAGCATGGGAAATGTCTCATAGCTACGCAGAAAACGCCGTTCTGGTGGTGCACCCACGCATACGAAGAGCACTATGGGAGCTTCTTAGCAGGCAAGGTCTAAAGGAGTTAACAGTTTTGTCTTATAATGAGATCATGGATGCAAAGTACGTAGTTGTGGGAAGTGTGGGCGCTTAATGGAGGTCATTAAGGTAAAGGACACTGATATCCAAAGTGCTCTGGACATGGTTAAGCGTCAGTATGGCAGTGATGCCATGATCCTAGAAATTAGGAAGAAGCGCAAGTACGTTTTTGGGCCCACCTATTATGAGCTGCTTATCGGCATTGAGCAGAGTTCTGCAAAAGGAAACCTGGATAATCTTGAAGCTTTGGAAAAAGCAATCAAGAGATTGGATGCTGCAGTAAGCGCACTAGCGGTGAAAGAAGACGAGCTTGATGCACTTTCCAGACAAACTGGGTTTTCCAAGGAGCTTTTGGTAAAAGCAAGGGCTGTTCCTACAGAAGATTGGAAAAATACTTTACGTCAGTACCTAAGTAACAAACTTGAGTTTGTCCGTTTGGAAAGTATAAAGTTCCAAACGTTTCCAAAAGTTGTTGTTCTGCTCGGGCCTACCGGGGTCGGAAAAACCACTACTGCTGCTAAATTGGCAGGTTACCTGTTGCTTGAAAGGAATGTATCTTCTGGGTTTGTTACCATCGATACCTTCAGAGCTGGTGCAGTAGAACAAACAAAACTTTTTGGTAAAGCTATGAACTTACCTGTGGAAGTTGTACGTCGACCACACCAGATGCAGAAAGTACTTGCGAAGTTGCCAGATGCCCACTATGTTTTTGTAGATACCATAGGCAGGAACCCTAAGGAAATTGGCAAACTTACCGAAATAAAGATGTATCTTGACGAACTTGAAGAATGGATTCCTGTGTTATGCCTAAATGCAGGCTTGAGAAAAGAAGAAATGCAAAAAGCTTTTGAGTACTTTAATAAGGTTTTTCACATTGAGTATTTCATACTCACAAAAGTGGATGAGGCAGAAAACATAAGCAGTGCTGTGGAGTTCATGGCTGAAAATGGACTAAAGACATTGGCCTTGACAAACGGGCAAAATGTACCAGATGATCTTTTGTTCCCCGACATAGAGAATGTTTTAGGCATGGTTGGTTTGTCTTTATGAAGAGTGAGCAGGTAAATAGGGCCGAAAGGCGATTGCGGAAGACCAGGGTTATTGCAGTCTCCTCTGGTAAGGGCGGCGTCGGTAAAACCTTAGTTGCCTTGGGACTGAGTATGGTGTTAGCGAACATGAAGAAGGATGTGCTACTAGTTGATGCTGATTTAGGAACTGCAAATGTGAATGTGGCCTTAGGTATACCCGTGGAATACAACCTGTGGGACGTGGTTAAGGGGAGAACGGACGTTGACAATGCCATCATGAGTGTGGAAGAGCATTTGGACCTTCTTCCTGGTGTTAGTGGTGTCTATGAAGCTACTTTCTGGCGTATGCGCGATACTGAAAAACTGTGGCGTGAACTGGATGGTGTTCTAACCAGATATGACTATGCCATAATCGATACCGGCTCGGGCATTGGAAACACGGTTGTGCAGTTTTGTATAGCCGCAGATGAAGTAGTTGTGGTATTTACCCCAGAAGCCACATCCATAACGGATGCCTACGCACTCATCAAGACTCTCCACAAAGAGGGGTATGATGGCAATATCTATGCTCTGGAGAACATGGTTAGAAAAGTGCAATCCGATTTGGTGCTTGCTGTGTCTTTAAAGTCCATGGCTCAGCGGTTTCTCAACCGCGAAATAGAGATTCTGGGTACCATTCCTTTTGATCCACAAATTTCTAAACAGGTTAGATATCAAGAGCTTGGAAAGTATTTGCATCAGTCTGACGAATTCATGTTTTATATGGGAACCGTAGTTAAGAACCTCCTGAAAAGTGGAGAAGATCTTGGTTCATATAAACCTTCTTTTTGGAGCAAATTAAAGAACCGCCTTAGCAAAATGATGGGTACTTAAGGAGTTTCTCATGCGGAGCACTGGTCGCATTCTAGTTGTGGAAGATTCTACTTTTGTTAGCAAAGTTGTGTGCGATATTCTACAAAAAAACTTGAATGTGGTTTGTGATACCGCATCCAGTGTCAAAGAGGCGTTAGTCAAAATAAGGCTTTACCCTTACGATGTTATTCTCCTTGATTATGTTCTGCCTGACGGTACAGGCATTGATATTCTCAGAAAGGGCAGGGATAGTTTAAAAGGTTACGTGATTCTGTTTTCATCATTGGCCCAGGAAGGGGCTGATATAACTGTTCAAGCTCTCTCAGAAGGTGCTGTTGATTTCATATTGAAGCCTGGTTGGGGTGGTATGCTCGCAGACGACTTTAGTCGCGAACTAGTTGCCAAAATTGAAGTGCTGCTTTCGAAGAAACCTGTCGAATCTACTGAAAAGGTCTTAAAGCAAGTTAACACGGCAGAACTGAAAACAGGGATTAAGCTGGTTAACTGTCCGGGTAAGGCAGAAGGCATCGTTGTGGTAGCGTCGTCAACCGGAGGCCCTCAGGCCCTTCGGAAATTTCTTGGCAAGTTTGAGCGTGTTAATGTTCCCGTGGTTATAGCGCAGCATATGCCCCCATTTTTTACAAAAAGCTTAGCTGAGCAACTTTGCAAGACGACTAAGTTGGATGTAATGGAAGCCACTTCAACAGTAGAGCTTGAGCCTAACAGAGTTTACGTGATTACTGGAGGCAAGCACGGAGTTGTAAGTGGTGGTGTTCTTGAGATAATAGATGGTCCTGCTGTTAATGGGGTAAAGCCAGCTGCTGATCTGCTTTTTGCTTCTGCCGCTGAAGCCTATGGAACTCAAACGCTGGGTGTAGTGCTTACAGGCATGGGTAAGGATGGACTAGAGGGAAGCAAATTCATCAAACAATTAGGTGGCAAAGTTATAGCGGAATCTCAAGAAAGTGCTGTGGTTTGGGGAATGCCTGGAGAAGTGGTGAAGTGTGGATTAGCAGATGCTATTGATCATCTGGAAGTTTTACCCTATCGTGTTGAGGAGATCATCAAGTGGTGGAAGTGAACCTTGAGCCGCTCATTGCGTTGTTAAGAAAACACCGCGACCTGGACCTCTCGGGTTACAGTAAGAGCACGCTCGGCAGAAGAATCACGTATTTTATGGGGCTGAACAAGATAAGTTCCATTGACGAACTGGGAAGGCGTTTAGCTGAGGATGATTTATTGTTCCAAGAGTTTCTGGACAAACTCACTATAAACGTCACGGAGTTTTTCAGAGACCCCCCCTTCTGGGAGAAGCTTACGGAACTACTAAAGTCTTTACCGTCAAACCGAATTAAGAGTTGGTCAGCTGGTTGC
The genomic region above belongs to Coprothermobacter proteolyticus DSM 5265 and contains:
- a CDS encoding flagellar biosynthesis protein FlhF, which gives rise to MEVIKVKDTDIQSALDMVKRQYGSDAMILEIRKKRKYVFGPTYYELLIGIEQSSAKGNLDNLEALEKAIKRLDAAVSALAVKEDELDALSRQTGFSKELLVKARAVPTEDWKNTLRQYLSNKLEFVRLESIKFQTFPKVVVLLGPTGVGKTTTAAKLAGYLLLERNVSSGFVTIDTFRAGAVEQTKLFGKAMNLPVEVVRRPHQMQKVLAKLPDAHYVFVDTIGRNPKEIGKLTEIKMYLDELEEWIPVLCLNAGLRKEEMQKAFEYFNKVFHIEYFILTKVDEAENISSAVEFMAENGLKTLALTNGQNVPDDLLFPDIENVLGMVGLSL
- a CDS encoding OmpA/MotB family protein — protein: MPKRKESSGPGAPLWCLSYGDLVTNMLVFFVMLFAFSTLNATKFEQMAYSFVVALGGGMGVLPSNPTFSPPMPIPPDFIMQGPMTVAELYSNLGGVEKSIQQQYGSEAIEVIEGVNEVRVRISGDLLFMPCSASIRPETSQILSALAPELVKAQKEGYRVYIEGHAAYTLSTCPGYIDDFHISSDRALNVLERFKSLGLDDSKMALVGYGDNVPVGDVNTPQGQAKNRRVEITIRRD
- a CDS encoding AAA family ATPase, whose translation is MKSEQVNRAERRLRKTRVIAVSSGKGGVGKTLVALGLSMVLANMKKDVLLVDADLGTANVNVALGIPVEYNLWDVVKGRTDVDNAIMSVEEHLDLLPGVSGVYEATFWRMRDTEKLWRELDGVLTRYDYAIIDTGSGIGNTVVQFCIAADEVVVVFTPEATSITDAYALIKTLHKEGYDGNIYALENMVRKVQSDLVLAVSLKSMAQRFLNREIEILGTIPFDPQISKQVRYQELGKYLHQSDEFMFYMGTVVKNLLKSGEDLGSYKPSFWSKLKNRLSKMMGT
- a CDS encoding flagellar biosynthesis protein FlhA, with the protein product MSGLYTTLFVIVGIFMLMVPVPSMVLDVLFAFNLVFSLLVLMISLYTRSATEFSSFPSLMLFAVFFHLVLIVSSARAILVTGNPGALATAFGKLIMGQGNWVVGLVIFVVLLIVQYMVITSGQQRISEVAARFTLDAMPGRQMAIDADLSAGFITPEEARRQRDSLRKESDFFGAMDGASRFVRGETMASALAAVVNALGGMVVGLLKGEAAVDALLHYLGVAIGVALQIAISSLALSLSAALLVARVSSEQSLGEEITSELMAFPGLVRILGIVLLVTSLLPGVPKLLLIPLGVLLIWFGRTPKPAAETALPEQVEAKRLYEQLSEPEAMLGFVGVDAVELEFGYELLPLFDTTSGQDILDSIALLRKNLSEEFGFPIPGIRIHDNLGLKPNQYRIKLRGVTAGEGILEMGLLLAMGEGSDLEKVSGVPTKEPVFNLDAKWIPPSDKLKAEAAGLTVVDCGTIVITHLGEVLKSSLADLITRQNIKDIVDYVGRSHPAVVEELQQVASLGDVEFVFRYLLQERLPVRDVVRVFELITDSLRASRDLREAGELARKACVPYLLETLAEEEGTIKVITLKPDMERALIESYQPGSEIGFALSGENLRKIIDEIKKAWEMSHSYAENAVLVVHPRIRRALWELLSRQGLKELTVLSYNEIMDAKYVVVGSVGA
- a CDS encoding flagellar type III secretion system pore protein FliP; translated protein: MQTATPLISINLGSGGLSMVQLIVLLTVFTLAPSFIMFFTSFLRILVVFAFMRSALGLQQFPPAQVFTALALILTFLIMGPVFSQVYQQAWVPYSQGQMDFQQFLSAAEKPVGDWMLKQVKPEELNTMASISGTDPKNPNFTTLASAFMVSELKTAFTMGLLLYLPFIALDVIIASVLMSLGMFMIPPAMISLPLKILLFVAANGWDTVIMGLVRSFR
- a CDS encoding response regulator, whose amino-acid sequence is MSKRVLIVDDAAFMRMMIKNVLTQNGYEVAGEASNGQEALVLYEKVKPDLVTLDITMPEMDGIQTLKELLKMDPSANVIMVTAMGQQQLVIEAIQVGAKDFVVKPFQPDRLIEAVRKALGDE
- a CDS encoding EscU/YscU/HrcU family type III secretion system export apparatus switch protein, producing MPEGERTEPPSPRRLERAIQEGNVPQSPELTGAIGLFVFVLILRVYYPRFVSSWQRMWFGVFYSVSPETAAHDLAVVLLSTLPVLLVPLLAVVLATLVLSGVRLYPKKMVPKLDGLNPAQNIKRIFSLQSLEQMGIGLLKVILLSVVAYFLAKDRLVGIMSGTQDPIQFMSLSASILTDILLYLVAVYLLIGLADYAFQRRRWWNSLKMTKEEVKEEMKSIEGDPTVKARLRSRMRQYAMRRSLADVKKATVVITNPTEYAVALRYEKGMVAPELVAKGAGWLAQRIKDEARRYNVPVVVRPELARTIFRKVEVGDYITPDLYQAVAAVLVEVMKKKRQSSKS
- a CDS encoding flagellar biosynthetic protein FliQ, which produces MTDFIFSWFRSSVLQILIIVGPVLLVALVLGIIISILQVLTQIHDPSVAFVPKFLVIMLLVLFFGGTVVNVMVRFFNGVVSAWQTLP
- a CDS encoding flagellar biosynthetic protein FliR: MADATLGFWPVFFRLLGFVLATPILPTRFFNLRTKAVLSFAISLISVPDFVAVLSLQTSVSWVQIYITEFALGLLLGIFSGIVYWALVFAGDLWDIMSGFQMMTAIDPFTSVPQPVMTQFFSLMAAAVFVVGGGLDSFIALVIMSYRLIPAGSFIHLALSEPALFLTRVFSLGLAVAIPIVVLVILLEFIMGVVSKGASGFPVFVVWIPLQTAVALLLLFAMLPLMKVFTQNWTRWAVQYLTSLLSAG
- the fliN gene encoding flagellar motor switch protein FliN, which encodes MSDFIGSLKRLLSEITNGAVKLGNFYKTENLPSEQGEFVIVDFALGDFGDGFIVLSEDLAKTLGNEMLRIFQLTVDNLNDDLVLSTIGEAINQSVNGAVQENAEQFGMIPSVSVGAAQVVTAEALKEKVSGLSFIEVEGGLWFCVPNKLSSILLMGYSDVSERADAVSSEVEKTSASVMQENDVEDVTFPQLRPEGDIQPLPRNLELLLDVKVNVSVELGRSRVSIKDLLSLGSGSIITLDKLAGEPVDILVNGKPIAKGEVVVIDESFGVRILDIIAPKERLKAEL
- a CDS encoding flagellar basal body-associated FliL family protein; this translates as MKKILVYLLVVILLLGAGMALGVYVLAPVVKDMGSNTAAQSKPEPVLQPLGKFTTNLSNPKYIIQVTVNLEFYDKKALSEIQKMDPSFLVIQDELLKYFKTLKPEDFSTDKGLSQIQDNFVKRINNLYGKTVLSDVLFGADTVITVMP
- the fliM gene encoding flagellar motor switch protein FliM; its protein translation is MAETLSQEEIDTLLSAIKAGQAELVQTKEKVVRKYDFRRPDKLSKEQLRTIQMLHENFARGASTELAGYLRSAMSISIVSVDQVTYQEYIRSLSDPTFMYLVPIIDVTSVIFEMSLDFVFAIIDKLLGGPGKPLREVRELTSVEATLMNRVMDVYLKHWLEAWKPIVQWNLGKPTLEYSPGFVQIMPGSDVVIVITYEEKLGEKTAIGTICVPYMAMEGFVQNLTAHRWFGVSKPTPDDWKTTLMEVIEDITVEVSAVLGEASVGIGEILKWNVGDVIELSRRSDEEVDLLVEGNLFAKGIPGIYQRRKALLVTGRSEEDRKEEVG
- the fliO gene encoding flagellar biosynthetic protein FliO, which gives rise to MSSFWQWFFLLLFFVVLIGVLWFLSRYGRRWLGNFRVPAQGKQLKVLDAVSLDFRTRVFLVLVADKQKVLVADNGNHIRIVLLPSDEKDAGTDWQSSTFEKILKDADGNTTN